The Planctomycetia bacterium genome includes the window ACGGGCCGATAGTTCGGCGCATTCAAATGCGCCAACACACGCTCCGACAAGGTGAGCGTTTCCGTCGGCGGTTTCGCCGTCGTATCCGGAGCACCTGCGCTCACGGCATCTTCACGGCCTTCCGTTTCATTCATTTCTGATTCAGACATTCGAACTGTATTCCTAACGATATTTCTTGCGGAGCTGAGTTTAGTGCAGCGGCAACATGCCGCGCGAAGCTTCGCTGAATTCTTTGTTTTCTAAGGTTTGTATATTGCGAGTTGTTTTTCGTCGCACGTTATGGCGAGCGGAAATCGAACACGGTGGGGTCGACCTCGAAGTAGGCTGCGAGTTTGCCGATCTGGCCCCGATTCAAGCGGCGTTTGCCGTGCAGCACGTTGGACAGTACGGAACTGGGAATCCCGGTCTCGCGGGCAACGACGCTTTGAGTGACTTTCTTAAGTCGCAGCAGAAACGTAATCATCTCGCCGTCGGAAACCGGCTCGACCGTGACCTCGCGATCTTCGTATTTCTCGATGATGTCGCCGAGGACCTCGAGATAGTCGCGCTCGTCACGCGACAGTTTCTCTTTCGCTTCGAGCGACTCGGCCACCTGATGAGCGCGACGGAGTTGCGCGTCGCCGGTCAGCGGTCGTAGCGGAAAGGTGCCGACGAGCTCCAGGTAGCGATCTCCGTTCGCATTCTTCTTCGCAGATTTGATCATCACCGGCATGATTTCAGGCCTGTTGCGCTATGGTTCATGAATAGTTTCGGGAGGCAAACACGAATGAGCATGGCTCTCGGTGGAAGGGGCGGCACTGCCGACGAATGAGGGGCCGCGAGGCATAGCTGAGCCCTGCGGAACTTCCCAACAGAAGCGAGGCACTCCTGAATAAGAGCTTGAGCCTCGAAGCGTTCGCGGGCCGCAATGCGTGCAGGCCCAGCCAATAAATCGGTTTCACTACAAGTATCTTAGCAGAATGCTAAGGATTGTCAAAAGGGGGCGGAAATCGCCCTTAAGTAGCAGGCACGTTCCACGTGCCGTTCGCCACATGCGTCGTTCCCAATCGTGTCGTTCGGCGATGGTGGCGTGTCGG containing:
- a CDS encoding helix-turn-helix domain-containing protein, with the translated sequence MIKSAKKNANGDRYLELVGTFPLRPLTGDAQLRRAHQVAESLEAKEKLSRDERDYLEVLGDIIEKYEDREVTVEPVSDGEMITFLLRLKKVTQSVVARETGIPSSVLSNVLHGKRRLNRGQIGKLAAYFEVDPTVFDFRSP